TCTCCCAGACAGCCCTGCGGAGGTGCGGGAGGTAGACACCGCCGAAGACGCCGTGCCAGTAGGCGTCGTTGCACTGGGCCCTGAGGATGAATTCCCTCGCCTCGGGGTTGTTTCTCACGGCCTTACTCACCATCAGCATGCGCTTGTGCATGTAGTTGCTCTCCGGGTACTTGAAGAAGAAGTTCTTCCAGATTCCGCCGCGGACGAAGACGCGATAGCGGTCGAACTTGTTCTCTTTCTTTAGCTCTTCGACGAACTCCACGAAGAGCTTGGCCTGCCTCGCCGGGAGGCTCCACTCGCTCATCTCGAAGTATGAAGCTATCGGGAGGTAAACCAGACCGCGCGGCCTGAACCTCTGGAGGTATTCAGAGTAGAGCATGAGGTTTATCCTCTCGTCGCTTGAAACCCTATCGAAGAACTCCCTGAGCCAGCCCTTCTCGTAGACCCACTCGTAGGTTCCGGGCCAGACCCCGAACTTCTCACCGTCATCGTGGAAGACCGCAACCTTGCTCTCATCACCATCATCGAGGGAGTGTAGGTATTCGAGGGTCTTATCAACGGGGCGGAAGGGGATCAAATACCTGAGCTTCTCGTCTATCGGGAAAACCGTTATGACTTCACCGCCATCCTCGGTGTAGTACGGCCAGAACAGCTCATCCTTTGAGAGGCCCGCGCTCATGAAGTGGTAGTCGTCAACTATGACGTAATCTATTCCAGCAGCGCGGAGGCTTTTCACGAGCTCCGGCTGCCAGACCCTCTCAGTGAGCCAGACGCCCCTCGCTTCGTAGCCGAGATTCCTGGCGAACTCCTTGAGCTTCTCGATCTGGACTATCCTATCTTCCTTCGGAATCGAGGCAAGAACGGGCTCGTAGAAGCCAGCCACCACTATCTCAAGCTGTCCCCTCTTGACGAGCGAGCGGAGCAAATCGAGGTGTTCTGGCTTGTTGTCGCGTATCCACTCAAGGAGCGGGCCGGAGTAATGAACGGCCACCTTCATGTTAGGGTACTCCTCAAGGGTCTCCATGAAGGGCCTATAGGACCTCTCGTAGGCGCTCTCCATAACCCATCCAAAGTTTCCAAGGGGCTGATGGTTGTGGATACCAAATATGAAGTTCACCATCTCCATCACCGACAAGCTTTGTTATCACTGGAGGTGATATGGTAAAGAAAGGCATATAAACCTTTTCTTCAGGACTCAGTGGAAGATCAGGAGACAAGGAAAACCAAATACACGGCAACTGCTACTGCCAGCTGGTTTGAGAAGTTGTCGTCGGGCGGGACGTTGTAGAACTCCACAATAGTGCCGATGACTGCACCAGCTAAAGCGGGAGCAAAACTCACAAGGGGGATTAAAACCAGCAGAGCCGTAAGGAAGTATGCCAAGCTCCCCTCAAGGCTCTTACCGCTTGAGAATCTGTGTCTCCCAAGGCTCTTCCCGATTATAGCGGCCAGGGCATCCCCCAGGGTTGCCACAGTTATGGCACCCACCGCCACCTTCATCGGGAAGA
This sequence is a window from Thermococcus kodakarensis KOD1. Protein-coding genes within it:
- a CDS encoding alpha-amylase/4-alpha-glucanotransferase domain-containing protein, with the translated sequence MEMVNFIFGIHNHQPLGNFGWVMESAYERSYRPFMETLEEYPNMKVAVHYSGPLLEWIRDNKPEHLDLLRSLVKRGQLEIVVAGFYEPVLASIPKEDRIVQIEKLKEFARNLGYEARGVWLTERVWQPELVKSLRAAGIDYVIVDDYHFMSAGLSKDELFWPYYTEDGGEVITVFPIDEKLRYLIPFRPVDKTLEYLHSLDDGDESKVAVFHDDGEKFGVWPGTYEWVYEKGWLREFFDRVSSDERINLMLYSEYLQRFRPRGLVYLPIASYFEMSEWSLPARQAKLFVEFVEELKKENKFDRYRVFVRGGIWKNFFFKYPESNYMHKRMLMVSKAVRNNPEAREFILRAQCNDAYWHGVFGGVYLPHLRRAVWENIIKAQSHVKTGNFVRDIDFDGRDEVFIENENFYAVFKPAYGGALFELSSKRKAVNYNDVLARRWEHYHEVPEAATPEEGGEGVASIHELGKQIPDEIRRELAYDSHLRAILQDHFLEPETTLDEYRLSRYIELGDFLTGAYNFSLIENGITLERDGSVAKRPARVEKSVRLTEDGFIVDYTVRSDARALFGVELNLAVHSVMEEPAEFEAEKFEVNDPYGIGKVEIELDRRAKVWKYPIKTLSQSESGWDFIQQGVSYTVLFPVEGELRFRLRFREL